From the genome of Amycolatopsis sp. NBC_01488, one region includes:
- the wzt gene encoding galactan export ABC transporter ATP-binding subunit Wzt/RfbE: MVSIDVHNAFVDFPIFDAKTRSMKKKVLGKVGGKIGTETKVPIIEALHDVTLNLREGDRVGLVGHNGAGKSTLLRLLAGIYEPTRGSSRINGKIAPVFDLGIGMDPEISGVENIIIRGLFLGMTAKEMEKRVDDIAEFTELGDYLQMPLRTYSTGMRVRLALGVVTSIDPEILILDEGIGAVDAAFLNKARDRLKDLVKRSGILVFASHSDEFLFELCDTAIWMDEGHLKQQGSLRDVLTSYKGRDPFENMSKETLERFGIEPVATTNGGE, translated from the coding sequence ATGGTTTCCATTGACGTCCACAACGCGTTCGTCGACTTCCCGATCTTCGACGCGAAGACGCGGTCGATGAAGAAGAAGGTCCTCGGCAAGGTCGGCGGCAAGATCGGCACCGAAACCAAGGTCCCGATCATCGAAGCGCTGCACGACGTGACGCTCAACCTGCGTGAAGGCGACAGGGTCGGCCTGGTCGGGCACAACGGTGCCGGCAAGTCCACGCTGCTGCGCCTGCTCGCCGGGATCTACGAGCCGACCCGCGGCTCGTCGCGGATCAACGGCAAGATCGCGCCGGTGTTCGATCTCGGGATCGGCATGGACCCGGAGATTTCGGGCGTCGAGAACATCATCATCCGCGGCCTCTTCCTCGGCATGACCGCCAAGGAGATGGAGAAGCGCGTCGACGACATCGCGGAGTTCACCGAGCTCGGCGACTACCTCCAGATGCCGCTGCGGACGTACTCGACCGGTATGCGCGTGCGTCTCGCGCTGGGCGTCGTCACGTCGATCGACCCGGAGATCCTGATCCTCGACGAGGGCATCGGCGCGGTCGACGCGGCGTTCCTCAACAAGGCGCGCGACCGGCTCAAGGACCTCGTCAAGCGCTCCGGCATCCTGGTGTTCGCCAGCCACTCGGACGAGTTCCTGTTCGAGCTGTGCGACACGGCCATCTGGATGGACGAAGGTCACCTCAAGCAACAGGGTTCGCTGCGGGACGTCCTCACGTCGTACAAGGGACGCGACCCCTTCGAGAACATGAGCAAGGAAACCCTCGAGCGCTTCGGCATCGAGCCGGTGGCGACGACGAACGGCGGCGAATGA